The nucleotide sequence TCCGCCGGAGTCGAGCCCCGTATCTTGATCACCAGCCCCCGGAAGCCTTCGTCTGAAAAGAGGACGTTGCTTCCGTTTCCCAACACCAGCCAGGGTATCTCGCGCACGTGAGCGGCGGTGACGACTTCCAGCAGTTCCGACCGGGTTTCCGGCAGACACATCGCGTCGGCCGGTCCCCCGACCCGGTAGGTGGTATGCCGGTCGAGGCCCTCGTTGCGCCGAAGCCGGTCCGCGGGGACCAGCCCGCTGAGGATGTCGAAGATCTCCATGGGTCTAGGCCCCGCGTTTCCGCAACAGTTCGCATATCTGCCGTCCGACCTCGTCGATGTCCCCGGCGCCGAGCGTCAGTACCATATCCCCCTCCTCGAGATCGTCCACGAGGGCGGCCGCCACCCGGTCTTTGTCGGAGACGTACGCGACGTCCCCGCCGAATTCCCGCGAAGCCTGGACGATCATCTCGCCTGTAACCCCCTCCCGCGGCGTTTCCCTGGAAGGGTAGACGTCCGTCACGACCGTCCGGTATGCCGGGAATAGCCCGAGAACGCGTCCGAATTCACGGCGCATATGCTGCGTACGGCTGTACAGGTGCGGTTGGAACACCACGAACATGCGCCGGGCACCCGTGTTGGAAAGGGCGAGCAACGCCGCCTCGATTTCCACGGGATGATGGGCATAGTCGTCCACCACCGCGATGCCCTGTATCCTGTCCAGCACCTCGAAACGTCTCTTCAGTCCCCGGTATGCCGCCAGGGCCGCCACGGCCCGCTCGACGGGTATTTCGAGATAATCGGCCACGCCGATGGCCGCCAGGGCGTTGAGCAGGTTGCACTCGCCCGGTTGAGGCAATACCAGTCGACCGGCCGGAACATCCCGCACGTACACCTCGGCGGTAACGCGCCAACCCTCCGATACCACCCGGTCGGCCCGGATACAGGCATGCCTGGAAAGCCCATAGGTGACCAGCCGGCGCCGCAGCGCAGCACTTACTCTGCTTATGCCCGGGTCGTCCGCGCACACGAATACCGGCCCGTCCACGGGCACGAGATGGGCGAAGGCGACGAAGGCTTCATCAATGGCCTCTTGCGAACCGTAGTACTCCAGGTGGTCAGCATCTATCGAAGTGATCACGGCTATCTTCGGGGCCAGGGCATGGAACGATCGATCGTATTCATCGGCTTCCACGACCATCCAGGCGCCGCTTCCACGCCGCACGTTGGATCCGTTTTCCGTCATGATCCCGCCTATTGCGGCGGTCGGGTCCAGGCCGGCGGCGGAGAGCACCCTGACGATCATGGCCGACGTAGAAGTCTTTCCGTGGGTGCCCGCCACGGCGATGCCCTGCGTCCCGCGCATCAGCGTGCCGAGCAGGTCCGCGCGGGTGACGGCAAGCTGGCCCCGCCTGCGGGCGGCCGCGAGCTCGGGATTGTCCGCCGGTATGGCGGAAGAGTATACGATCAGATCGGCCCCCGACGCGTTATCGGGCTTGTGGCCGCAGAAGACGGAAGCGCCGAGAACGCGAAGACGTTCCGTCAGCGGCGTACGCCGGAGATCCGACCCGCTTACTTCGTATCCGTAATCAAGCATCAGCTCACCCAGTCCGCTCATTCCGATTCCGCCGATACCGATGAAATGCACGCGGCGGCATGCAAGCAAAGACTTACGCCGGTCAGTCATACTGGAGTCTCTGTCGACGGTAGGTCATTCTGGAAATATTCAGCAGGATCCCTATGCTCATCATGCAGAACAGCAGCCAGGAACCTCCGTAACTCAGAAAGGGGAGCGGCAGCCCCGTAGTGGGCAGCATGCCCGTCACCACTCCGATGTTCACCAGTACGTGCAACGCGATGAGCATGGTCAGTCCCGATGCCAGGAAGAAGCCGAAGTCATCGGGCGCCTGGCGGGCGATGCGGATCCCTCGCCAGGCGAAGACGCCAAAGAGGCCCAGTACCGCAAGCGACCCCAGAAATCCGAGTTCTTCGCCGATCACCGCGAACACGAAATCCGTATGGGGATCGGGAAGAAACAGGAACTTCTGCCGGCTTTGCCCCAGGCCGATGCCGAATACGCCCCCCGTGCCCAGGCCGATCAACGCCTGTTGCAACTGGTAATCCGCGCCTTGCAGATTGACGGCCTGTTCGACGGAACTGCTGAAAAACCGGTCGATATAGGTCATGAGACGCTGGCGGCTGTGCGTGGACGAATACAGCCTGAAGAAGAGGACCGGGAGCATGATCCCCACGGCGCACGCGAGGTGCAGCAGACGGGCCCGGCCCACGTACAGCATCGCGAATGCCGTTACCGCCAGGACGATCGCCGTGCCGTAATCCGGCTGCAGCACAATCAACAGGCAGGTGGCTCCCGCCACGGCAAGTCCGGGCAGCAATCCGACAACAAACCTCTCCATCACGTTCTGTTGCTTCGCCAGCCAGTAGGCCAGGAACAGCACCAGGGCGATCTTGATCCCTTCGGCAGGCTGAATCGTCATGGAGAACAGATTCAACGTGCGCGTCGCGCCCCGGATGGTCAGCCCGATGCCGGGGACAAACAGGAGCAGAAGAAACACCAGGCCGACGGCCATCCATACCGGGGCCCACTTTTGCTGTTTCTGGTAATTCAGGCTGGCGAACAGGACCAGGATGACGATCCCGAGGATCAACCTGACCAGGTAGCGTCTTACGAAGAATCCGCTGTCACCGGAAAACATCTCTTCGGCAACGGCCGAACTCGCGCTGTAGACCATCACCGATCCCACGCCCAGCAGGAGCAGGGACGAGACCAGCAAGGGAAGATCTATGCGCTGACGTAACACGGGTTTACCCCTCTACGGGCTTGCAAAGCGCTGTTGTCATGGATTCCACGACGGTTTCCATTCGCATGCCGCGCGATCCCTTGACCAGGACCACGTCGCCGTCTCTGATTTCCGCCAGTGCCACGGCGGCCGCCTCGTCGTTGGATGAACAGGCCACGACGCGAGAGGCCCGCATGCCTTCGTCCACGGCGGCTTCGGCGATGTCGCGGGCCAGATCGCCCACCGTGATGATCCGTTCCGCCACGCCGGCGGCGTGTTTTCCGATTTCCCTGTGCGCCGCCTTGCCTGTCCCGCCCAGTTCCAGCATGTCCCCGAGGACGGCCAGTTTACGGCCGTCGGTGGCCGCCAGCGCGTCCAGGGCCGCTTTCATGGACGACGGATTGGCATTGTACGTATCGTCGATCAGGTGCACGGCGCCCAACTGCCTGTATTCCATCCGCATGGGCGTGGGACCTACGCGCTGCAGCGCACGCGCGATGCATTTGTCGTCGATTCCGAAGAGCCTGCCCACCGCTACGGCTGCCACGGAGTTCATGACCTGGTGATCCCCCATCAGGTTTGTGCGAAAGACGGCTCCATTCGACAAAGTAAAAATCGATCCCGACAGTTCGGTCCCGGAGCGGACCAGCCTGACATCAGCTCCGGCGCCGCGCCCAAACGTAGTCACCTGCGCCGGACTGCGGCCGGACTGCTTCATGACGAGAAGGTCGTCGGCGTTCAGTATCGCGCGGCCATCCGCCGGCAGGTGGTCCAGGATCTCGCCCTTGGCCCGGGCGATTCCTTCGATCGACTCGAAAAACTCGATATGCGCGGGTCCCACGTTGGTGATTACACCCACGGACGGACGGGTCATGCGGGCCAACCGGTCCAGTTCGCCTGCCCGGTTCATACCCAGTTCGAGCACCGCGGCGCCGTGGCCTTCCTCCAGAGTAAACAGCGCCTCGGAGACGCCCAGTTGACTATTCAGGTTCCCCGGCGTCTTGAAAACCCGGTAGCGCTCACTCAGCACAGCGGCAATCATGTTCTTCGTAGTAGTCTTTCCGTTAGAACCCGTGACCGCGATTACCGGAAGCTCGAATCGGCTTCGGTGCCAGCCCGCGAACGCCTGCAGCGCCGGAAGTACTTCGGGCACGACGATCCGCGCGCCGTCCGGAGATTCACGGTCCGGCCGGCCCTCGTGCCAGTCGGCCGCAACCAGGGATGCGCAGGCGCCCGATCGCATAGCTTCAGGCACGAAATCGTGACCGTCGTAACGTTCGCCAGCAATCGCGACGAACAGGTTGCCCTCCCGGATACGCCGGGTATCTGAACAAACGCCCGTGATCCGGCTGTCACGAAGTGCCGGGACGGGAACGTGCAGTCTTCCGCCCGTGATGCCGGCTATTTCCAGCAGCGTGGGAGCCGCCCCGTTGCGATTATCCATAGTGTGCCTCGAGACATTCCCGGGCCTTGATCCGGTCATCGAACTCGATGTGCGATTCGCCCACGATCTGGTAGGCCGTGTCCCCTCTTCCGGCGATCAGCACGGTGTCCCCTTCACCCGCTTCGCTCAGGGCCTTGTGGATCGCTTCGCCGCGGTCCTGGACGATATGGGACCGGACATGGGGCAGGAGACCGGGCTCGATGTCCCGTATGATCCGGTCTGGCGATTCCGTTCTCGGGTTGTCGGTCGTCACGATGACCACGTCGGCATGGGTGGACGCCGCCCGGGCCATAAGCGGCCTCTTCCCCGGATCCCGGTCCCCGCCGCAACCGAACACGACCGTCAGGTTTCCCCGGGTCCATTCGCGGCAGGCTGACAGCACGGCGCCGAGCGCGTCAGGCGTATGGGCAAAATCCACGAGCACGTTGAAGGGCTGTCCGGCGTCGACGCGCTCCAACCGCCCCGGAACCCTTACACCGGCCATGGCCCGGTTCATCAGGTTGCAGTCGATACCGAATCCGAGTCCCACGGCAACCGCCCCCAGGGCGTTGTAAGCGTTGAAACGGCCCAACAGCGGCAGGGTCAGTCTGAAAGAGAGGCCGGATTGAACCTGTACTTCGAAGGAGGTCCGGTCCGCGTAGTAACCTATCGGCCCCGCTCTGCGGACGTCCGCCTTCTTGTCCAGTCCGTATGAACGCACCCGCGCGCGCGCGGCGTGCTTGAAATGGACGTAGGCCGGATCATCCATGTTCAGTGCGGCGTGGCCGTCCTCCTCGAGGTATTCGGAGAAAAGCAACATCTTGGCTTCCCGGTAAGCGTCGAAGGTCTTGTGGTCGTCCAGATGTTCCCGGGAGAGATTCGTAAAAACACCCGTGTTGAACCGCAGGCCTGCCAGCCGCTGCCAGACCAGGCTGTGCGAGGATACTTCCATGACGGCCCATTCGGCCCCCCGGTCCCGTATCTTTCTCAAGGTGCGGTGCAGTTCCATCGGATAGGGTGTGGTATGACCCAGCTTCCAGTCGAGCATTTCGCCCATGAACCGGCTGCCCAGTGTGCCGATTCCGCCCACGGACCAGCCGCATTCCCGAAGTATGGCCTCGATCAGCAGGGATACGGTCGTCTTTCCGTTGGTTCCCGTAATGCCGATCAGACGCAGGCCGCTCGCCGGTTGTCCGTGGTACGCGGCGGCCATCAGACCCAATGCCCTGGAGGTGTCCGGGACGATTACCACGGTCGCGTCATCGAGGTGCTCCGTACTTTCCTGGACCACAACCGAGGCGCCCCGCGCCACCGCGTCGCGAGCGTACCTGTGGCCGTCGCGGCCCGATGGCTCGCGCAGCGCGACGAAAACGTCGCCGGGCTCTGCGGACCTCGAATCGTGTACAATGGTTCTTATTTCCTGATCCGTCTGGTCCGCCCGGCCTGTAACCGTTTTTCGAGGCAGCGCATCCAGCAATTTCGACAGCTGTATCAACGCCTTGACCCTCTATGTCGTCGTCCGCGCGTAAGCGAACGATCAAACGGCTAGTTGTAGGGACTGCATTCGATGAGGCACTGGTCGCCCGCGTTGAGCACGCGGCCCGGCGCGGGAATCTGGCGCCGGACATAGCCCTTTCCCACGATGGTCGCTTCAATACCCTGTTCGGCCAGGGTCTTGACCGCTTCCCGTATGCTCATACCGATCACGGACGGCAGCAGTATCCGCGCCCGTTCCTGCCTGCCGCCGACGCCGAACCCTTCGATTTCCCAGGGGCCGCCGAGCGAAAGCGCTTCCTTGCGCGCGGATCCGCCGTCGCCTGGATCCGGCATATACGGAGCGCGGCCGGAGCCGGCATTCGGCTTGATGGAGGCCAGATGCAAAGGCAGACCATCCTCGGATTCGGGTACCGATTCTACGGGTCCGCCGGGTAAATGGACGAGACGGCGAACGATTTTGTTGAAAACAGGCGCGGCCACCGATCCTCCGTAGAAACCGCGTTTTTTCGGTTCGTCGATCATGACGAGCACGACGATTTCCGGATTCTCCGCGGGAAACATACCGACAAACGACGACCGGTAGTTCCGGGTATATCCCCTGCCGTCCTCACGCGCCTTCCAGGCCGTACCGGTCTTTCCGGCGACTTTGAATCCCGGTACCGCGGCCTTTGTGCCCGTACCCCGGTCCACCACGCCGGCGAATACGCCCAGCAGGGTTTCGGCGGTTTCTTCTTTCATTACCCTGCGAACGACCGTCCTTGGCGTGGATTCCACGGATCCGTCGTTTCTCAAGATGGACTTGACGATTCGGGGTTGCAGGAGCAGCCCACCGTTGGCTACCGCGCAATAGGCGGACGCAAGTTGTACCCCGGTAACGGAAACCCCGTAGCCGATGGACATTGCGGGAAGGGTCGACCGGGACCAGTCCGCCCTTTTATGCAGGATCCCCCTGGCCTCGCCGGGAAGCCCCACGCCCGTCTTTATGCCGAAGCCGAATGCCCGGGTGTATTTGAAGAACGCCCGCTCACCGAGCGTCAGGGCGATTTTCACGGTACCCACGTTGCTGGAATGCTCGATGACTTCCCGCACGCTCAGTTCGTCGAAGACTTCGTGGTCCGAAATCGTCTGAGAACCCAGTTCGATCCGGCCTCCACTGGTGTCGATCCGGTCCTCCAGCGAGAACGCGCCGGTCTCCAGGGCCGCGGTCGCTGCGACAATCTTGAAAGTCGAACCAGGTTCATATATATCCACCACCGGCCGGATCTTCTGGGCTTCGAAGGGAAAACGGCCCGGCGTGTTCGGATCGAAGTTCGGCGCACTTGCCATAGCCAGAATGTCGCCGTCGACCGGATCCATCATGATCACCATGCCACCGAGCGCCTCGTGCCATGCTATCGTCTCTTCCAGCACCTCTTCCGCGGCCATCTGGGCCGCTATATCGATCGTCAGCACGACGTCCGCGCCATTCTGCGCCGACTTCTGGTAGGAATCCAGCCACGAATACGCCCGTCTCTGGGCGTCGATCTGAACCACGCTGTATCCTTCTATACCGGATAGCAACTGGTTGTGTTCCATTTCGAATCCGGCCTGGCCGATGCCGTCCACCGCGAAACCCAGTACCTGGCCGGCGGCGGTCCGGTAGGGATAGACCCGCCGGGCTTCCTTTTCCATGCGGATGTAGGATTCGAACCGGGGATAGGTGGAGAGCCTTCTTATCCGTTCGCTGGTTTCAGGATTCGCCCAGCGTACCAGGTACCTGAAATCGGAGGTTCCGGATATCCGATCGATGATATGCTGGGGACGCTCTCCCGTGATCTGGGAGAGTTGAACGGCCAGATTTCCGACGTCGGAGGCATTCAACTGATCCCAGTCGAGATCCTGTATGCCAAAGGAGTCGAACTCGACGCTCAGCGCCAGGGCATGCCGGTTGCGATCGAAGATACGGCCCCGGCGGGGGTCAATGGTGACGACCCGGTGCTGCTGGTCACGCGCTCGCTGCCTGTAGGTCTCGCCGTCGCGAATCTGAATCAGTGCGATACGAATCCCGAGACCCGCACACAGAACCGCACCGACCACGACCAGGAGGGTCAGCCTGCGTATACAGGATTTCGCGACCATAACGGGTATTCCTCATCGGGTATCCACTCTAGCCGCCGGGTAAGACGCCAGGATCAACGCGTCATCCGTCGGTTTTCCCGCGATCGCCCTCACATCGGGCCCGGTGTGGGCCAAAGCCATTGCCGTGTCGACCGCATCCATGGTCACGACCTGTCCGACCGCCGCATGACCCAGTTCGAAACGGTTCATGGCCATGGTTTCGTTCCGGAGCTGTTCCGAAAGTCGCACGATACGTACGTGCAGGTAGGCGCTTTCCTTCTTCATGGCTTCCTTCCGGTGCTCCAGTTGGAGGATCTCCCGCATCAGTACCCTGGTTTCCACCTGGTGCCAGATGTAGCCCATACTCAACGATGTTGCCAGCGCGATCGTACCGATCCAGCTGATCAGTTGTCCCATGTAGGCGTGATCGCTGCGGAATCTTAAAGCGGATTTCATATCTGGCCTCTCCGGTCGAATAACGTGATGCGGATTTCAGGCTGCGGGTTGGTTGTTCGGCAAGCGTTCAATCATTCGAAACCTGGCACTTCGGGCCCGTGGATTTGTCGTGACCTCTTCCCGTGACGCCACGACGGGCCGTTTCGTGTGCAGCACGGCGACGCGCCTGTGCCGACACACGCATTGCGGAAGGCCGGGCGGGCAAATGCAGTCCGAAGCCCAGGTTTCGAACGTCCGCTTGACCATGCGATCCTCTAAAGAATGATAGGAGATGACGCCGAAACGACCCTGGTCGCTCAACAGGGGAAGCATGGTCTCCAACGCCGTTTTCAATCTGTCCAGTTCCTTGTTGACGGCAATTCGAAATGCCTGAAACACCCGGGCGCAGGACTTGGTCGCCCACCGGCGGCGGACCGCGGACCTGATCGTATCAGCCAGCCTGGCGGTGGAGGTCATCGGTGCCTTTGCGCGGGTTCTGACGATCGCGTTCGCGACACTGCGCGCCTGCCTTTCCTCGCCGTATTCCCGTATGATCCGCTCGATTTCATCCCTGGAACTCCCATTGACGATATCGGCCGCAGTAAACGCCTCTCCCCGGTCCATGCGCATGTCAAGCGGACCTTCCGCCTGGTATGAGAAACCCCGGCCATGTGAATCGATCTGGTGGGATGACACGCCCAGGTCCAGCAGCACGCCGTCTACCCGGGAGACGCGTTCCGCGTCCAGGACGGACGCCAGTTCCGTAAAATCGCGATGCATGACTTTAACCCGGGGGTTTCTTCCGCCCGCGATTCTCGCACGGGACACGCTGACCGCTTCAGGATCCCTGTCGAGTCCGATCAGCCGTCCGGACTCGTCAAGCCGATCCAGAATGGCGCGCGCATGACCGCCTCCGCCTACGGTACCGTCCACGTATATGCCGGATTTGTTCCAGACGAGCATTTCGGCTACCTTCCCGGTAAGAACGGGAACATGGATGTACGTATCTGCCAGCCCCATGGTTATTCCACTTCCGAAAGACCTCATGGGTGGGAACATCAGACGAACAGGGACTCCGCGATCGATTCGTACGTGTGCCCTGATTCGTTCATCGCTTTCTCGTATTCCCTGGGACTCCAGAGTTCGAAATGGTCGAGCGTTCCGACGATCAGCACCTCGGTTTCGATGCCGGCGAGTTCGATCAGCTGCCGGGGCAGGGCGATGCGCCCCTGCTTGTCCATGGAAACCGCCACTGCCTGGGACGAGAGCATCCTGATGAAGATCCGCGTGTTCTGCCTGGTGATGGGCAGTTCGCGCAAGCGGGTGTCGATCTGTTCCCATTCGTCGATCGGATAGACAAAAAGACATCCGTCGAGTCCCCGCGTAATGATCAGGGTGTCATCCTCGTCGGTCCGGATGTGCTTGCGAAACTTCACAGGGACATTCACCCGGCCTTTATGATCCACGGTGTATGTGTATGAACCCAGGAAGTTGACCATCCGCGATCTCCCTGAAATACGAAGGAGTTAACACCTTGACCTGAGGTGTTTATCCAGTAATACTATACAAGTGTTTGGTAATTAAGGTGTTATGAGACCCACTTTGTCCCACTTTCACCCACTATACTATATTGTGCCCCCCATGTTGTCAACAAAAAATAGACTTACGGCGATTTTCTTTACCTTTGGATAAGGAAAACTCTGTAACTCCCAGTGCTCAAAAGACTATATAAATGTTGATACACATCATACGTTGACACCATATACTATGGCATTTCGCCTGGCCTGGCACTATATGGCGCCGGAAGCGCAGAAAGCTACCCTGGAGGCAGAATCCTCCTGATCGCGAAGCCTGCTATCCAGTCTGTACGTTGAAAAAGCGAAGGGGTCTGCTATATCGAGATGATGCGCCGCGAGGCAGGCCGGTTTGCAGACACCCATCGGCCTGCTTGTCCCACATATAAGACCCAGGGGGCGGGTCTATTTGCCGTCCCGGAGCTCTCTCGACCGCTGGGTGGCCGTTTCGACCGCGCTGATCAGCATGCTGCGCAATCCGCGGATTTCCAGGTCGTGTACCGCCGCAATGGTGGTACCGCCCGGCGTCAGGACCTGGTCGCGTAACACCGCCGGATGCTTGCCGGTCTCTTGAATCAGCCGCGCGGCCCCGAGTACGGTCTGGGCCGCCAGGTCCAGGGCGACGTCCCTGGGCAGGCCCATTTTCACTCCGCCGTCGGACAGCGCCTCTATTACCATATATATATAGGCGGGGCCGCTGCCGCTGAGTCCGGTTACGGCGTCCAGGAGATGTTCGTTGACGAAGACGACGCGTCCCACGGCCTGGAAGATCCGGGCCGCCATCTGCTTGTGTTCTTCGCCGGCATACCTGCCGGGAGAAATGGCGGCGGCCCCTTCGTCCACCAGGGAGGCGATATTCGGCATCACCCGGACGACGGGATTCTCGGTGCGTACCATTTCGGTGATCCCCGAAGTCGTCACACCCGCCGCGATCGTGATCAGCAGTTGATCGGGACGGAGACAGTCGCGCACATGTTCCGCCACGCGCTCGATGGCCTGGGGCTTGAGACAGATCATGACAATATCCGCTTCCCGTACCGCTTCCCGGTTGTCCGTGGTCCAGCGTACGTCCCATTTATCCGCCAGGTCCTTCAGATGATCGGACCGCAGGCCGGTGATCACGATTTGATCCGGGGGAACGAGATTCGCTCTTCGTATGCCGCCGAGCAGACAGGATCCCATGTTTCCCGTTCCGAGTATCATGATGCGGCGGTTATTAAGCATTTTGCACCTTCCGGTCGGTGATGCCGGAGTCACCCGGCGTATATGGCGGACACGATTCGGTCCAGGCCATTGTAGTCCTTGACGATCTTCATGTTTCCATACACACGGCTGTCGGTCATTAAACGGGTCACTTCCCCGGACTGTTCCGCGCCGATCTCCAGGGCGATCATCCCGCCTTTGTTCAGGTAGCGCGGAGCCCGCCCGATGAGCGCGCGATGGCATTCCAGGCCATCTTCGCCGCCGTGGAGCGCGAGCCGGGGTTCGAACTCGTGAACCTCCTCCGGCAGGCCATCCATTTCACCGGAAGCGACATAGGGCGGATTCGACACGATCAGGTCCAGCGCCGGGACGGAAAGGGCGTTCAGCGGCGCCAGCAGCGAACCCTGCCTGAAGGTAATCCGGCTGCCCCGGTCCCGCAGCAGGTTTTCGGCATTCTTACGCGCGACGCCGAGGGCTTCATCGGAAACATCGGTAGCATACCCCTGCGCGAACGGACATTCCAGGGCGAGCGTTACCGCGAGGACACCCGCGCCCGTACCGATATCCGCGAATCTCACCGGGAGGCCGAAACGGGTTTCGCCAGCCGTTCGAGGCCGGACATGCGCGGCCGCCTCTTCGGTCCTCCGGCGCCGAAGCGCATCCAGGAAGGGACGCGCGTGATCGACGAGCCGTTCGGTCTCGGGCCGGGGGATCAGCACGGCGGGTGAAACCGCGAACTCGCGTCCGTAAAACTCCGTGCTTTCCGTGAGATACTGGACGGGTTCCCCGCGCACTCTTCGGTCTACCAGCGCTGAAAACCGGGAAGACTCGAGCAAATCGAGCCGCCTGTCATGATTCAGGTACAGATCGAGGCGGCTCGATGCGCACACCTTCCCGAGCAACAATTCCGATTCGACCCGACCGGCGGGATCTGTCCGGCTGCCGTGATCCGCCCGTCCGTCCAGTTTCCGGGCCGCCCAGGCGACCGCCTGGAGCACGGTCGACGAGGCAGGGCATTCAAATCCGTTCATGGGACACATCCAGGATCATTTCGACGTGAGCTGGGCCACCTTTTCCGCCCGTTCCGCCTCCGCCAGGGACTGCGTAATCTCTTCTATGTCGCCTTCCATGATCTGGTCGATCTTGTACAGGGTCAGACCGATGCGGTGATCGGTGACCCTTCCCTGCGGGAAATTGTAGGTGCGGATCTTTTCGCTGCGGTCTCCCGTCCTCACCTGGGACCTGCGGCTGCTCGCCATCTCCGCTTCCTGTTCCTGCCGGGCCACGTCAAGCAGGCGGGCCCGCAACACCTTCATGGCCTTGGCCTTGTTCTTGTGCTGCGACTTCTCGTCCTGGCACGATACGACCAGGCCCGTCGGCACATGGGTGATGCGCACCGCCGAATCCGTCGTATTGACGCTCTGGCCGCCCGGACCGGAGGAACGGAAAACGTCGAAAACGAGGTCTTTTTTCTCGTCGATCTCCACCTCTACCTCTTCCGCTTCGGGCAGTATGACCACCGATGCGGCGGAGGTGTGCACCCGCCCCTGCGTTTCCGTCACGGGAACCCGCTGCACGCGATGGACCCCGCTTTCGTTCTTTAGCCTGCCGTAGACGCCCTTGCCCTCGATCTGGAAAATGACCTCCTTCACACCGCCCCTTTCAGCTCCGTTGGAGTTCAGTACTTCTGTCTTCCAGCCCCGGCCGTCCGCGTACCTGCTGTACATACGGTACAGTTCTCCGGCGAAAATCGCCGCTTCGTCGCCTCCCGTCCCCGCCCGAATCTCGCAGATGATGTTTCGCTCGTCCTCGGGATCCCTGGGAACGAGCAACTGCGTGAGTTCTTCCTCGATGGCCGTCCTTTCCCGGTCCAGGCTTTCCACTTCGTCCCGGGCAAGTTCGGCCATGTCGGGATCGGTAT is from Gemmatimonadota bacterium and encodes:
- the murC gene encoding UDP-N-acetylmuramate--L-alanine ligase, producing the protein MTDRRKSLLACRRVHFIGIGGIGMSGLGELMLDYGYEVSGSDLRRTPLTERLRVLGASVFCGHKPDNASGADLIVYSSAIPADNPELAAARRRGQLAVTRADLLGTLMRGTQGIAVAGTHGKTSTSAMIVRVLSAAGLDPTAAIGGIMTENGSNVRRGSGAWMVVEADEYDRSFHALAPKIAVITSIDADHLEYYGSQEAIDEAFVAFAHLVPVDGPVFVCADDPGISRVSAALRRRLVTYGLSRHACIRADRVVSEGWRVTAEVYVRDVPAGRLVLPQPGECNLLNALAAIGVADYLEIPVERAVAALAAYRGLKRRFEVLDRIQGIAVVDDYAHHPVEIEAALLALSNTGARRMFVVFQPHLYSRTQHMRREFGRVLGLFPAYRTVVTDVYPSRETPREGVTGEMIVQASREFGGDVAYVSDKDRVAAALVDDLEEGDMVLTLGAGDIDEVGRQICELLRKRGA
- a CDS encoding UDP-N-acetylmuramoyl-L-alanyl-D-glutamate--2,6-diaminopimelate ligase, which produces MIQLSKLLDALPRKTVTGRADQTDQEIRTIVHDSRSAEPGDVFVALREPSGRDGHRYARDAVARGASVVVQESTEHLDDATVVIVPDTSRALGLMAAAYHGQPASGLRLIGITGTNGKTTVSLLIEAILRECGWSVGGIGTLGSRFMGEMLDWKLGHTTPYPMELHRTLRKIRDRGAEWAVMEVSSHSLVWQRLAGLRFNTGVFTNLSREHLDDHKTFDAYREAKMLLFSEYLEEDGHAALNMDDPAYVHFKHAARARVRSYGLDKKADVRRAGPIGYYADRTSFEVQVQSGLSFRLTLPLLGRFNAYNALGAVAVGLGFGIDCNLMNRAMAGVRVPGRLERVDAGQPFNVLVDFAHTPDALGAVLSACREWTRGNLTVVFGCGGDRDPGKRPLMARAASTHADVVIVTTDNPRTESPDRIIRDIEPGLLPHVRSHIVQDRGEAIHKALSEAGEGDTVLIAGRGDTAYQIVGESHIEFDDRIKARECLEAHYG
- a CDS encoding UDP-N-acetylmuramoyl-tripeptide--D-alanyl-D-alanine ligase, producing MDNRNGAAPTLLEIAGITGGRLHVPVPALRDSRITGVCSDTRRIREGNLFVAIAGERYDGHDFVPEAMRSGACASLVAADWHEGRPDRESPDGARIVVPEVLPALQAFAGWHRSRFELPVIAVTGSNGKTTTKNMIAAVLSERYRVFKTPGNLNSQLGVSEALFTLEEGHGAAVLELGMNRAGELDRLARMTRPSVGVITNVGPAHIEFFESIEGIARAKGEILDHLPADGRAILNADDLLVMKQSGRSPAQVTTFGRGAGADVRLVRSGTELSGSIFTLSNGAVFRTNLMGDHQVMNSVAAVAVGRLFGIDDKCIARALQRVGPTPMRMEYRQLGAVHLIDDTYNANPSSMKAALDALAATDGRKLAVLGDMLELGGTGKAAHREIGKHAAGVAERIITVGDLARDIAEAAVDEGMRASRVVACSSNDEAAAVALAEIRDGDVVLVKGSRGMRMETVVESMTTALCKPVEG
- the ftsW gene encoding putative lipid II flippase FtsW — encoded protein: MLRQRIDLPLLVSSLLLLGVGSVMVYSASSAVAEEMFSGDSGFFVRRYLVRLILGIVILVLFASLNYQKQQKWAPVWMAVGLVFLLLLFVPGIGLTIRGATRTLNLFSMTIQPAEGIKIALVLFLAYWLAKQQNVMERFVVGLLPGLAVAGATCLLIVLQPDYGTAIVLAVTAFAMLYVGRARLLHLACAVGIMLPVLFFRLYSSTHSRQRLMTYIDRFFSSSVEQAVNLQGADYQLQQALIGLGTGGVFGIGLGQSRQKFLFLPDPHTDFVFAVIGEELGFLGSLAVLGLFGVFAWRGIRIARQAPDDFGFFLASGLTMLIALHVLVNIGVVTGMLPTTGLPLPFLSYGGSWLLFCMMSIGILLNISRMTYRRQRLQYD
- a CDS encoding penicillin-binding protein produces the protein MVAKSCIRRLTLLVVVGAVLCAGLGIRIALIQIRDGETYRQRARDQQHRVVTIDPRRGRIFDRNRHALALSVEFDSFGIQDLDWDQLNASDVGNLAVQLSQITGERPQHIIDRISGTSDFRYLVRWANPETSERIRRLSTYPRFESYIRMEKEARRVYPYRTAAGQVLGFAVDGIGQAGFEMEHNQLLSGIEGYSVVQIDAQRRAYSWLDSYQKSAQNGADVVLTIDIAAQMAAEEVLEETIAWHEALGGMVIMMDPVDGDILAMASAPNFDPNTPGRFPFEAQKIRPVVDIYEPGSTFKIVAATAALETGAFSLEDRIDTSGGRIELGSQTISDHEVFDELSVREVIEHSSNVGTVKIALTLGERAFFKYTRAFGFGIKTGVGLPGEARGILHKRADWSRSTLPAMSIGYGVSVTGVQLASAYCAVANGGLLLQPRIVKSILRNDGSVESTPRTVVRRVMKEETAETLLGVFAGVVDRGTGTKAAVPGFKVAGKTGTAWKAREDGRGYTRNYRSSFVGMFPAENPEIVVLVMIDEPKKRGFYGGSVAAPVFNKIVRRLVHLPGGPVESVPESEDGLPLHLASIKPNAGSGRAPYMPDPGDGGSARKEALSLGGPWEIEGFGVGGRQERARILLPSVIGMSIREAVKTLAEQGIEATIVGKGYVRRQIPAPGRVLNAGDQCLIECSPYN